The Vannielia litorea genome segment GCCGTGTTTGAGATCGGGATGTGATAATTCCGGGTGATCTCCGTCACCTCATCCCCCAGCGCCCCGCGCATCATCATCCACATCAGAAACTCGGTGCCCTGCGCGCCTGCCTTTTCAACCAGCTCCATCCGCGAGATCTTCGTCAGCTCTTCGGGGTTGGAAACGATGTTCTCGAGGCAATACTGGTCGAACTCCTTGTTGATGAACCCGGCCCGTGCGCCATCCAATTGATGGCTCAAACCACCCGTACCGAGGATCACCACCTTCGCCTCCTCGGGGAACGACCCCAGCGCCTTGCCCAAAGCCTTGCCGAAATCCAGTGCCCGCTTCAGCGTCGGGATCGGGTGCTGCACCGTATTTGCGCTGATCGGCACCGCCCGCGGCATGTCCGGATTGTTCGGCGCCCCCGGCCAGAACAACTGCATCGGCACCACGAAGCCATGGTCCACCGCCAGCTCCTGGCAGGAGGTGATATCGAACTCATCCTCCACCATGCTCTCGATGATATGCCAACTCAGTTCCGGCGCGCCCGGAAACGCCGGCAGTTCGGGCAGGCCCCAGCCCTCATCCTCATTTCGGTATTCATGCGCCGCGCCAATCGCGAAGGTCGGCATCCGGTCGAGAAAAAACCCTAGCCCGTGGTCGTTGTAGATGTTCACCACGTAGTCCGGCTTTTGCTCTTTGATCCACGCATGAACCTTCGGGTAGCCGTCGAAGAAGGGCTTCCAGTAGGGGTCATCCTGCAACCCCTTGTCGATCGCGTTGCCCACGGCGGGGATGTGCGAGGTGGTGATGCCACCGAGTATCTGTGCCATATCCCCGCCCTCACGCCTGACTGGCCAGAAAGGCCTGGAACTCTTCGCGCGTCCGGCCCGTCTGCATTCCGCCCACGTCCTGAACGCTCAGCTTGAAGATGCCCGCCAGCTTGGCGAGGTAATAGATGTTCCCGCCCTCTGCGATCATGCCTAGGATGTCATTGTCGCGGATCGCCTGACGCTGCTCTTCCCGCAGCCCGTAGGCCTCCATCCAGCCTTCCGGATCGGCCCTGAACCCCTCCCGGTTTTCGGCGCGGTTGAAGTCGTAGCACATCTTGTTCAGCGCATAGCCCTTCATGGCCATCCGCCCGTCGAACACCGTCGTGCCGGGTATGTCGATATGATAATCGTGGCTGTGTTGCGCCATGCTGTCCTCCATTGCTTTATGGCGGTATCGCATGGCGGCGGCGGGCCGGAATTTGACCTGAATCAAGCCGGTCCCCCGGTTTGCGCGCTTCGAATAAC includes the following:
- a CDS encoding class III extradiol dioxygenase family protein; this translates as MAQILGGITTSHIPAVGNAIDKGLQDDPYWKPFFDGYPKVHAWIKEQKPDYVVNIYNDHGLGFFLDRMPTFAIGAAHEYRNEDEGWGLPELPAFPGAPELSWHIIESMVEDEFDITSCQELAVDHGFVVPMQLFWPGAPNNPDMPRAVPISANTVQHPIPTLKRALDFGKALGKALGSFPEEAKVVILGTGGLSHQLDGARAGFINKEFDQYCLENIVSNPEELTKISRMELVEKAGAQGTEFLMWMMMRGALGDEVTEITRNYHIPISNTAAGTLLLECAA
- a CDS encoding protocatechuate 4,5-dioxygenase subunit alpha is translated as MAQHSHDYHIDIPGTTVFDGRMAMKGYALNKMCYDFNRAENREGFRADPEGWMEAYGLREEQRQAIRDNDILGMIAEGGNIYYLAKLAGIFKLSVQDVGGMQTGRTREEFQAFLASQA